A window from Candidatus Micrarchaeia archaeon encodes these proteins:
- the wecB gene encoding UDP-N-acetylglucosamine 2-epimerase (non-hydrolyzing), protein MKKICLIAGTRPNFMKIAPLINEVKKHRDIKYILIHTGQHSDIEMSDYFFKDLDIPKPTINLNISNGNQTNKIWKFFGFLKEFPRLILFYIKTKPDVVVVVGDVTSTLYCALVAKLVGIKVAHVEAGLRSNNKKMPEEFNRVYTDKISDFLFVTEEDALVNLKKEGIQQNKIFFVGNIMIDSLVLKLSEAKKSKILENLNLNKKEYCVLTLHRVENIENKEVLKNLLESIKEVQNHIKIVWSLHPRTKFQLEKFGFIRYTELPGIILTKSLGYLDFLCLVYNSKFVLTDSGGIQEETTYLSIPCLTMRTETERPITIKIGTNTMVYLDKNKIIEESIKIINGNIKKGTIPRYWEGKTSRRIINVLKSI, encoded by the coding sequence ATGAAAAAAATATGTTTAATTGCGGGTACAAGACCAAATTTTATGAAAATTGCACCATTAATTAATGAAGTTAAAAAGCATAGAGATATTAAATATATTTTAATTCACACAGGTCAGCACAGTGATATTGAGATGTCTGATTATTTTTTTAAAGATTTAGATATTCCAAAACCAACGATAAATCTTAATATTAGTAATGGGAATCAAACAAACAAAATTTGGAAATTTTTTGGTTTTTTAAAGGAATTTCCTAGATTAATACTGTTTTATATTAAAACAAAACCAGATGTGGTTGTAGTTGTTGGGGATGTTACATCTACTTTGTATTGTGCTTTAGTAGCAAAACTTGTTGGTATCAAAGTTGCTCATGTTGAAGCGGGATTAAGAAGTAATAATAAAAAAATGCCAGAAGAATTTAATAGAGTATATACTGATAAAATATCTGATTTTCTCTTTGTTACAGAAGAAGATGCGTTGGTAAATCTTAAAAAAGAAGGAATACAACAAAACAAAATCTTTTTTGTTGGTAATATAATGATTGATTCATTAGTTCTTAAACTTTCAGAAGCAAAAAAAAGTAAAATTTTAGAAAATCTCAATTTAAATAAAAAAGAATACTGTGTTTTAACATTACATAGAGTTGAAAACATTGAAAATAAAGAGGTTCTTAAAAATTTATTAGAAAGTATTAAAGAAGTTCAAAACCATATTAAAATTGTATGGTCTCTTCACCCAAGAACAAAATTCCAACTAGAAAAATTTGGTTTTATAAGATATACTGAATTACCAGGGATTATTTTAACAAAATCATTAGGTTATCTAGATTTTTTATGTTTAGTATATAATTCTAAATTTGTATTAACTGATTCTGGGGGTATACAAGAAGAAACAACGTATTTAAGTATACCTTGTTTAACAATGCGCACAGAAACAGAAAGACCGATTACAATCAAGATCGGAACAAACACAATGGTTTATTTAGATAAAAATAAAATTATTGAAGAGTCTATAAAAATAATAAATGGAAATATAAAAAAAGGAACAATACCAAGATATTGGGAAGGAAAAACTAGTAGAAGAATTATCAACGTATTAAAGAGTATTTAA
- a CDS encoding glycosyltransferase 4 family protein, with product MLFALLAVFLTAFIITLLVSPSIINKEIDAGIVGKDMHKSGNEKVANMGGFAVVIGVAAAIVLAIGLRTFFHTSINLTITLAGLVTILLINLMGIFDDLFEMRQLIKALLPLFASIPLIAISAGYTIMDVPFFGPMDFGIIYLIALIPLGVAVASNLTNMLAGFNGNEVGMGIVIFLTSSYIAFMNNEVESLFISIAMLGALIAFLKFNWYPAKAFPGDVLNLMIGGTLAVVVIIGNFEKIGFILMIPYIIDWFIKAKNRFPKSFAVYNSSDGKLYAPSGKTRGLADLLLRISGGMKETHLTLTLIFIEIIFAVIALLI from the coding sequence ATGTTATTTGCTTTATTAGCAGTTTTTTTAACTGCATTTATAATTACTTTACTTGTTTCTCCCAGTATTATTAATAAAGAGATTGATGCAGGTATTGTAGGAAAAGACATGCATAAATCAGGAAATGAAAAAGTCGCGAATATGGGGGGTTTTGCTGTTGTTATTGGGGTTGCAGCTGCAATTGTATTAGCTATTGGATTAAGAACATTTTTTCATACTTCAATAAATTTAACAATAACATTAGCAGGATTAGTAACAATTTTATTAATTAATTTGATGGGAATTTTTGATGATTTATTTGAAATGAGACAATTAATTAAAGCTTTACTTCCTTTATTTGCTTCAATTCCTTTGATTGCTATAAGTGCAGGTTATACAATAATGGATGTACCATTTTTTGGGCCTATGGATTTTGGCATAATTTATTTAATTGCTTTAATTCCTTTAGGGGTTGCAGTTGCTTCTAATTTAACAAATATGTTAGCAGGATTTAATGGAAATGAAGTAGGAATGGGAATTGTGATATTTTTAACTTCTTCATATATTGCATTTATGAATAATGAAGTAGAATCATTATTTATTTCAATTGCAATGTTAGGTGCTTTAATTGCTTTTCTTAAATTTAATTGGTATCCAGCAAAAGCATTTCCTGGTGATGTTCTTAATTTAATGATTGGTGGAACATTAGCTGTAGTTGTAATAATAGGAAATTTTGAAAAAATTGGGTTTATTTTAATGATTCCTTATATTATTGATTGGTTTATTAAAGCTAAAAATAGATTTCCTAAATCATTTGCTGTTTATAATTCGTCAGATGGAAAATTATATGCTCCTTCTGGAAAAACAAGAGGTTTAGCAGATTTACTTTTAAGAATTTCTGGAGGAATGAAAGAAACACATTTAACTTTAACACTAATATTTATAGAAATTATATTTGCAGTAATTGCATTATTAATTTAA
- a CDS encoding oligosaccharide flippase family protein translates to MVQDEEEKLDVAKTAAKGGIINVISSSLTKILGILFYFLILRLLPPEEAGIFFIGFAIFGFSHVISGIGIPISINRFIPLYLGKNKEELVAPLFKKLGIYLLIISLIICFGLIVFSQQIADLYGEPALNSLIILVAITTPFMMFFDFFCGFLRGIKHFVSFALIASFKNIIQFIVLFTLIFLISKNAYNSFISITLSTALSTIIIGIWAIMQYNKFPKGEKIENKEMKGIFSYGIPMYISSLGTYLSNWTDTLTLGFYLTSPIVAAYNAIALIARNIGPVVSMPLSQIIQPMFANLHGKGEKSEENFLDLARYYGKWALILGLPVLIVFTILSYQIMHIVFPQYESYHWLLWIMGPTFFMTLVGAPYRDALWAIGRSDIFMASSLIIVIPNLALNIILIPIYGVLGAAVASSATYIISQSLFIYYGYKRAKVRPHESVPKIFLIAILSALVLFSYARYAQATWELPNDLLSGFIYLIKIIAPYLILYVALLYFVIGINNIEKKLIFGMIKRIKK, encoded by the coding sequence ATGGTTCAAGATGAAGAAGAAAAATTAGATGTAGCTAAAACAGCAGCTAAAGGCGGAATTATAAATGTTATTTCAAGTTCATTAACAAAAATATTAGGTATTTTATTTTATTTTTTAATCTTAAGATTACTTCCTCCAGAAGAAGCTGGAATATTTTTTATAGGGTTTGCAATATTTGGATTCTCTCATGTAATATCAGGAATTGGCATTCCTATAAGTATCAATAGATTTATTCCATTATATTTAGGAAAGAACAAAGAAGAGTTAGTTGCACCTTTATTCAAAAAATTGGGTATTTATCTTTTAATTATTTCTCTAATTATTTGTTTTGGTTTAATAGTTTTTTCTCAACAAATCGCAGATTTATATGGGGAACCTGCTTTAAATTCATTAATTATTTTAGTAGCAATTACTACGCCTTTTATGATGTTTTTTGATTTTTTCTGTGGATTTTTAAGAGGAATAAAACATTTTGTTTCATTTGCTTTGATTGCTTCTTTTAAAAATATTATTCAATTTATTGTATTATTTACTTTAATATTTTTAATATCAAAAAATGCATATAATTCTTTTATTTCTATAACACTTTCAACAGCATTAAGTACAATAATAATTGGAATTTGGGCAATTATGCAATATAATAAATTTCCAAAAGGCGAAAAAATTGAAAATAAAGAAATGAAAGGAATTTTTTCTTATGGAATCCCTATGTATATCTCTTCCCTAGGCACATATTTAAGTAATTGGACAGATACTTTAACATTGGGATTTTATTTAACAAGTCCAATAGTCGCTGCATATAATGCAATTGCATTAATTGCGAGAAATATTGGTCCTGTAGTTTCAATGCCTTTATCTCAAATCATACAACCTATGTTTGCAAATTTACATGGAAAAGGAGAAAAATCAGAAGAAAATTTTTTAGATTTAGCACGATACTATGGAAAATGGGCTTTAATTTTAGGTTTGCCTGTTCTTATTGTATTTACTATTTTATCATATCAAATAATGCATATTGTTTTTCCTCAATATGAATCTTATCATTGGTTATTATGGATAATGGGGCCTACATTTTTTATGACCTTAGTTGGCGCACCATATAGAGACGCTTTATGGGCTATTGGGCGCTCAGATATTTTTATGGCTTCATCTTTAATTATTGTTATACCAAATTTAGCGCTTAATATAATTTTAATACCAATTTATGGTGTTCTAGGCGCAGCAGTAGCAAGTTCAGCAACATATATAATTTCTCAAAGTTTATTTATCTACTACGGCTATAAGCGCGCAAAGGTAAGACCGCATGAATCAGTTCCTAAAATCTTTTTAATTGCTATATTAAGCGCGCTTGTGTTATTTTCCTATGCGCGCTATGCACAGGCAACATGGGAATTACCTAATGATTTATTATCTGGCTTTATATATTTAATAAAAATAATCGCACCATATTTGATTTTATATGTTGCGCTTTTATATTTTGTGATAGGTATTAATAATATTGAAAAAAAACTAATATTTGGGATGATAAAAAGAATAAAAAAATAA
- a CDS encoding glycosyltransferase — protein MKILVLAYHFPPIVASVNRTLNIVNELSKKHEVIVISAKKTNLDYVDETIKIPNEIQVMRTFNKNNSITQILTRIIKILPDGELWSIFVGKEVERICNEFKPDIIYSSIKPGYISIISYNIFKKMHIPYILDYRDPWEPPHLFKKMHIEALQNAKAIITVTEGYKDTIKKQCKRTDIKVIEGGISIEELNNIKSKKNNDNLFHIVYAGAITPRHKIDILLDSVGTLSKNDKNQIVIDIIGKSRSFYFYYEYLLKQKAKKYKLNINFFGYLSKDQTYSMIKNADLAYNGQGFVFSNAIGGKTYEYIGLEIPLLILSKKNNELSNFVKYNNIGIIAYSEKELTKKIEEVLNKKINLKEFKKNERKIKKDFSWEKICKKLEKIITSS, from the coding sequence ATGAAAATTTTGGTTTTAGCATATCATTTTCCACCAATTGTCGCTTCAGTTAATCGTACCTTAAATATAGTAAATGAGTTATCTAAAAAACATGAGGTAATAGTTATAAGTGCTAAGAAAACAAATTTAGATTATGTTGATGAAACTATTAAAATTCCAAATGAGATACAAGTTATGAGAACATTTAATAAAAATAATTCTATTACTCAAATTTTAACTAGAATAATAAAAATTCTTCCAGATGGAGAATTATGGTCAATATTTGTAGGAAAAGAAGTAGAAAGAATATGTAATGAATTTAAACCAGATATAATCTATTCTTCAATTAAACCAGGGTATATTAGTATTATATCATATAATATATTTAAAAAAATGCATATTCCATATATTTTAGACTATCGTGATCCTTGGGAACCTCCGCATTTATTTAAAAAAATGCATATAGAAGCACTTCAAAATGCAAAGGCCATTATAACAGTGACAGAAGGATATAAAGATACTATTAAAAAACAATGTAAAAGAACAGATATTAAAGTAATTGAAGGAGGAATATCAATAGAAGAATTAAATAACATAAAATCAAAAAAAAATAATGATAATTTATTTCATATAGTCTATGCAGGGGCTATTACGCCAAGACATAAAATTGATATATTATTAGATTCAGTTGGTACTTTATCTAAAAATGATAAAAATCAAATTGTTATAGATATCATAGGGAAATCAAGAAGTTTTTATTTCTATTATGAATATCTACTTAAACAAAAAGCAAAAAAATATAAATTAAATATAAATTTCTTTGGCTATTTATCAAAAGACCAAACTTATTCTATGATTAAAAATGCAGATTTAGCATATAATGGACAAGGATTTGTATTTTCAAATGCAATTGGAGGTAAAACGTATGAATACATTGGACTAGAGATTCCATTGCTCATTTTATCAAAAAAAAATAATGAATTATCTAATTTTGTTAAATATAATAATATTGGAATTATTGCATACTCAGAAAAAGAATTAACCAAAAAAATTGAAGAAGTTTTAAATAAAAAAATAAATTTAAAAGAATTTAAAAAGAATGAAAGAAAAATTAAAAAAGACTTTTCATGGGAAAAAATATGTAAAAAATTAGAAAAAATAATTACTTCTTCTTAA
- a CDS encoding DUF2070 family protein, translated as HDFNPVASDELSKIINAIKNGINNMKLKPVKAQLKYCSYKSCICHSIEIENNAFIGLSRAPETTEDIEYSIGLSLINKAEQFTKNAIIFDEHNSETGKVEYVISGSPYYNEFASLIEQCFSKKEIKQELNIGTAQEEININNIGKAGIKIAVIKAKKTMILIILDSNGITPNARDTLLNNLKRKNTIIEIITTDTHEINNVRGVLNPITNIEVEKITPLIKNMIKKAENNLEKVNGDMVKIPFSINVFGTMHTSELISTINAIVAIAKIALPFILITTIIIILWGLTLI; from the coding sequence CCATGATTTTAATCCAGTTGCATCAGATGAACTTTCTAAAATAATAAATGCAATAAAAAATGGAATAAACAACATGAAACTAAAACCAGTAAAAGCTCAATTAAAATACTGCTCTTATAAAAGTTGTATTTGTCATTCAATAGAAATAGAAAATAATGCATTTATTGGATTAAGCAGGGCACCAGAAACAACAGAAGATATCGAATATAGTATTGGATTATCTTTAATAAATAAAGCAGAACAATTCACTAAAAATGCGATTATTTTTGATGAGCATAATTCTGAAACTGGAAAAGTAGAATATGTAATATCTGGAAGCCCTTATTATAATGAATTTGCAAGTCTAATAGAACAGTGCTTTTCAAAAAAAGAGATTAAACAGGAATTAAATATTGGCACTGCACAAGAAGAAATTAATATAAACAATATTGGTAAGGCAGGAATAAAAATAGCTGTCATAAAAGCAAAAAAAACAATGATATTAATTATATTAGATAGTAATGGAATAACTCCGAATGCTAGAGATACTTTATTAAATAATTTAAAAAGAAAAAATACAATTATTGAAATAATAACTACAGATACCCATGAAATAAATAATGTACGGGGGGTATTAAATCCAATTACAAATATAGAAGTAGAAAAAATAACTCCCTTAATAAAAAATATGATAAAAAAAGCAGAAAATAATTTAGAAAAAGTAAATGGAGATATGGTAAAAATTCCATTTAGTATTAATGTATTTGGAACAATGCACACTTCAGAATTGATTTCAACTATTAATGCAATTGTTGCTATAGCAAAAATTGCCTTGCCATTTATATTAATAACAACTATTATAATCATTTTATGGGGGTTGACATTAATATGA
- a CDS encoding class I SAM-dependent methyltransferase: MGIIEYIKKIRKKIIIEKEDKVAFNLFNNCGKILDVGTGNCEFISLDPKRIEGIDIKPEYGRERGFNIKKGSCLKLPYKDKSFDGVHCSHVIEHLTPKELSICLSEFDRILKIGGILTIRSPLFNQKFYLTPDHIRPYPPNSLELILCNNTGLPFYFNLQKYKTIKIRYRLDFGDFRFWETGYIGLPILFSGYLISFEKIKQ; the protein is encoded by the coding sequence ATGGGAATAATAGAATATATAAAAAAAATAAGAAAAAAAATTATTATAGAAAAAGAAGATAAAGTAGCCTTTAATTTGTTTAATAATTGCGGAAAAATACTAGATGTAGGGACTGGAAATTGTGAATTTATTTCTTTAGATCCAAAGAGAATAGAAGGTATCGACATAAAACCAGAATATGGAAGAGAACGGGGATTTAATATAAAAAAAGGTAGCTGTTTAAAATTACCTTATAAAGATAAAAGTTTTGATGGTGTTCACTGTTCTCATGTTATTGAACATCTAACTCCAAAAGAATTAAGTATCTGTTTAAGCGAATTTGACAGAATTTTAAAAATTGGTGGTATTTTGACAATCCGTTCTCCCTTATTTAATCAAAAATTTTATTTAACTCCAGACCATATACGCCCCTACCCCCCTAACTCTCTTGAGTTAATATTATGTAATAACACAGGTCTTCCTTTTTATTTTAATTTACAAAAATATAAAACAATAAAAATACGTTATCGTTTAGATTTTGGGGATTTTAGATTTTGGGAAACAGGATACATTGGATTACCAATTTTATTTAGTGGATATTTAATATCTTTTGAAAAAATAAAACAATAA
- a CDS encoding ATP-binding protein: protein MGRLKLTDVSNVTLSKRNIFVRPPEPPAEFLMNDPGNSIFVGKTKIFHIPFSWSFAKLTNPHMAVVGITGSGKSYFIKTFLTRASFVWNTNALIIDWAGEYKDWVKQTGGTVIALGKGASINLLDLGGMRPNDRVKQIIRTLGILTDIESYPEQKRLTEMAIEKAYKQADFKMDNKIQRDNLGKPLIPPTLKDVQRLLEKQLKSGTYEFPAELENAIYRIKKFTRQGDDYFSTQSTIDLDDLTTSGLVGLDLSGLPDEVFRALAALSILQFLKEKMRATGWSDVKGIRLLVVLDEAWKIAKEETSDAVMIVREGRKYNFGLIVASQHPIDISESIFSNVGSTFIFRVKFERYLDFLQNTLNFSDYIRNEIRGFGVGQCAVNLIPYQAVRFSENFLVDKVLGEDPISEYFLDLKNVLTEAQMRDENMARTVSFEKEALRKKMRAYGLEELQIEDISRLFEQKNRHIDIISFVILLERYGLARRNITSFLKDLGLNDSTIINVFSKADFKKLGIGESEIMQVILEE from the coding sequence ATGGGAAGATTAAAATTAACAGACGTTTCAAATGTTACATTAAGTAAAAGAAACATTTTTGTTAGACCTCCAGAGCCCCCAGCAGAATTTTTAATGAATGATCCAGGAAATTCAATTTTTGTTGGCAAAACTAAGATATTTCATATACCATTTAGCTGGTCTTTTGCTAAACTTACAAATCCACATATGGCAGTTGTTGGAATAACTGGTTCGGGAAAATCTTATTTTATAAAAACATTTTTAACTCGTGCTTCATTTGTATGGAATACAAATGCGTTAATTATTGATTGGGCTGGAGAATATAAAGATTGGGTAAAACAAACTGGCGGAACAGTAATTGCGTTAGGAAAAGGAGCGTCAATAAATTTATTAGATCTAGGTGGAATGAGGCCTAATGATAGAGTAAAACAAATTATAAGAACATTAGGAATTTTAACAGATATTGAATCTTATCCAGAGCAAAAACGATTGACAGAAATGGCAATTGAAAAAGCATATAAACAAGCTGATTTTAAGATGGATAATAAAATTCAAAGAGATAATTTAGGAAAACCACTAATTCCACCAACTTTAAAAGATGTTCAAAGACTTTTGGAAAAACAATTAAAAAGTGGAACATATGAATTTCCAGCAGAATTAGAAAATGCTATTTATAGAATTAAAAAATTCACTAGGCAAGGTGATGATTATTTTTCTACTCAAAGTACAATTGATTTAGATGATTTAACTACATCTGGTCTTGTTGGGTTGGATTTATCTGGATTGCCTGATGAAGTTTTTAGGGCATTAGCTGCTTTATCTATCTTACAATTTCTTAAGGAAAAAATGAGAGCAACAGGATGGAGTGATGTAAAAGGAATAAGATTATTAGTTGTTTTAGATGAAGCATGGAAAATTGCGAAAGAAGAAACAAGTGACGCAGTTATGATTGTAAGGGAAGGTAGAAAATATAATTTTGGTTTAATAGTTGCTTCTCAGCATCCAATTGATATAAGTGAATCTATTTTTTCTAATGTTGGGTCAACATTTATTTTTAGAGTAAAATTTGAGAGATATCTAGATTTTCTGCAGAATACTTTGAATTTCAGTGATTATATAAGAAATGAAATTAGAGGATTTGGTGTTGGTCAATGTGCAGTTAATTTAATACCTTATCAAGCAGTAAGATTTTCTGAAAATTTCTTAGTAGATAAAGTATTAGGAGAAGATCCAATTTCTGAATATTTCTTAGATTTAAAAAATGTGCTTACTGAAGCGCAAATGAGGGATGAAAATATGGCTAGAACTGTTTCGTTTGAAAAAGAAGCGTTAAGAAAGAAGATGAGAGCTTATGGTCTTGAAGAATTGCAAATCGAAGACATAAGTAGGTTATTTGAACAAAAAAATAGACATATTGATATTATATCTTTTGTTATTTTGTTAGAAAGATATGGATTAGCAAGAAGAAATATTACTTCTTTCTTAAAAGATTTGGGATTGAATGATAGTACAATTATAAATGTTTTTTCAAAAGCAGATTTCAAGAAACTTGGCATTGGTGAAAGTGAAATAATGCAGGTAATTTTAGAGGAATAG
- a CDS encoding glycosyltransferase, translating into MKIAFFTDTYLPNVDGVVFAIESYREEFEKKGHEVYIFCPGTKEDKKKNKNPRVFYCTSTEFKPYPDYKIALFPFTSITKIKKLKIDIIHSHALATMGLAAGIIAKTLGIPSVATYHTMVSDATHYISDKKIIEGITKKTIWKYCKWYYKLFNKTTTPSNYMKQILKKNGIDAETYPNGINTQIFNYKNPSKIKKKLKLEKNIIGFHVGRLVKEKNINLIIDSAKLIEKNIPNVKFVFAGGGPAKEYYIKRVKEKRVEHLFLFLGMIKQKDLPELYSMADVYMFPSKFDTQGLVALEAMACGAPIIGIKNSAVEPMIVSGKNGYLFNDTPKSFALSFEKALKFKKPLKDSRKIAEEYSKEKMAEKMLNLYKELLKK; encoded by the coding sequence ATGAAAATAGCCTTTTTTACAGATACATATTTACCAAATGTAGATGGGGTTGTTTTTGCAATTGAATCATATAGAGAAGAATTTGAAAAAAAAGGACATGAGGTATATATATTTTGTCCAGGAACTAAAGAAGATAAGAAAAAAAATAAAAATCCAAGAGTATTTTATTGTACAAGCACAGAATTCAAACCATATCCAGATTATAAAATAGCATTATTTCCATTCACTTCTATTACAAAAATTAAAAAATTAAAAATAGATATAATTCATTCCCATGCATTAGCAACAATGGGATTAGCAGCAGGAATAATTGCTAAAACCTTAGGAATTCCAAGTGTAGCTACATATCATACAATGGTTTCTGATGCAACCCATTATATTAGTGATAAAAAAATAATTGAAGGGATAACAAAAAAAACAATTTGGAAATATTGCAAATGGTATTATAAATTATTTAACAAAACAACTACCCCAAGCAATTATATGAAACAAATTCTCAAAAAAAATGGGATAGACGCAGAAACATACCCAAATGGTATTAATACTCAAATATTTAATTATAAAAACCCATCAAAAATAAAGAAAAAATTAAAGTTAGAAAAAAACATAATTGGATTTCATGTCGGAAGATTAGTTAAAGAAAAAAATATTAATCTAATAATTGATTCTGCTAAACTGATTGAAAAAAATATCCCAAATGTCAAATTTGTTTTTGCTGGGGGTGGACCAGCTAAAGAATATTATATTAAAAGAGTTAAAGAAAAAAGAGTAGAACATCTATTCTTATTTCTAGGAATGATAAAACAAAAAGATCTTCCAGAACTTTATTCGATGGCAGATGTTTATATGTTCCCTTCTAAATTCGATACACAAGGATTAGTTGCCTTGGAAGCAATGGCTTGTGGTGCACCAATTATTGGGATTAAAAACTCTGCAGTAGAACCCATGATAGTCTCTGGAAAAAATGGATATTTATTTAATGATACTCCAAAATCATTTGCTTTATCATTTGAAAAAGCTTTAAAATTTAAAAAACCATTGAAAGATTCAAGAAAAATAGCCGAAGAGTATTCAAAAGAAAAAATGGCAGAAAAAATGCTTAATTTATATAAGGAATTATTAAAAAAATAA
- a CDS encoding class I SAM-dependent methyltransferase codes for MDTKEKTITGEKEYIKEFYFENYDTLPRFISYFNQIFFTKQLEGVKKILEIGIGNKLVFDYLKREGFDIKSCDFNRNLYPDILADIRELPLKENSFDLILACEILEHIPWFDVDKALSELSRVSKKYVIIAIPFSTIYLSFNIKFPRLEKIFKKSFLGFCVYLPLFKKSPNTKEHYWEMGLRDYPKSKVLSTIKKHFIILEEYRNSLNPYHYFFILEKKVQQ; via the coding sequence ATGGATACTAAAGAGAAGACAATAACAGGGGAAAAAGAGTATATTAAAGAATTTTATTTTGAAAATTATGATACACTTCCACGTTTTATTTCTTATTTTAATCAGATATTTTTTACTAAACAATTAGAAGGTGTTAAAAAAATCCTAGAGATAGGAATAGGAAATAAATTGGTTTTTGATTATTTAAAACGAGAAGGGTTTGATATAAAATCTTGTGATTTTAATAGAAATTTATACCCAGATATCCTTGCAGATATAAGGGAATTACCTTTAAAAGAGAATTCTTTTGATTTAATTCTTGCTTGTGAAATTTTGGAACATATACCTTGGTTTGATGTTGATAAGGCATTATCTGAATTATCAAGAGTTTCTAAAAAATATGTAATTATAGCTATTCCATTTTCAACAATTTATCTAAGTTTTAATATAAAATTTCCTAGATTAGAAAAAATTTTTAAAAAATCTTTTCTTGGTTTTTGTGTATATCTTCCACTTTTTAAAAAGTCTCCAAATACAAAAGAACATTATTGGGAAATGGGACTAAGAGATTATCCAAAATCAAAGGTACTATCTACAATTAAAAAACATTTTATAATTTTAGAGGAATATAGAAATTCGTTAAATCCATACCATTATTTTTTTATTTTGGAAAAAAAGGTGCAACAATGA